From Pseudomonas sp. stari2, a single genomic window includes:
- the parC gene encoding DNA topoisomerase IV subunit A, protein MSDSLDLSLDGVERRSLADFTENAYLNYSMYVIMDRALPHIGDGLKPVQRRIVYAMSELGLDADSKHKKSARTVGDVLGKFHPHGDSACYEAMVLMAQPFSYRYTLVDGQGNWGAPDDPKSFAAMRYTEARLSRYSEVLLSELGQGTADWGPNFDGTLQEPLVLPARLPNILLNGTTGIAVGMATDVPPHNLREVATACVRLLDEPKAKVEQLCEHIQGPDYPTEAEIITPRADLLKMYETGKGSVRMRAVYHVEDGDIIVTALPHQVSGAKVLEQIAALMQAKPSKAPQIADLRDESDHENPCRIVIIPVNSRVDHEALMQHLFASTELESTYRVNVNIIGLDGKPQLKNLRALLVEWLEFRVLTVRRRLQFRLDKVERRLHLLDGLLIAYLNLDEVIHIIRTEDQPKAKLIERFALSEIQADYILDTRLRQLARLEEMKLRDEQDELLKEQAKLQALLSSEARLKKLVRSELLKDAETYGDDRRSPIVERAEAKALTEHDLLPNEKVTVVLSEKGWIRSAKGHEIDATGLSYKAGDGFKTSAAGRSNQSAVVIDSTGRSYSVAAHTLPSARGQGEPLTGRLTPPPGATFECVLMPEDDALYVIASDAGYGFVVKGEDLQAKNKAGKALLSLPNNAKVIAPRPVADREQNWLASVTTEGRLLIFKISDLPQLGKGKGNKIIGISGERVASREEYVTDIAVLPEGATLVLQAGKRTLSLKADDLEHYKGERGRRGNKLPRGFQRVDALLVENLN, encoded by the coding sequence ATGAGCGACTCCCTTGATCTCAGCCTGGACGGTGTAGAACGCCGGTCGCTGGCTGACTTCACCGAAAATGCCTACCTCAATTACTCCATGTACGTGATCATGGACCGTGCCCTGCCGCATATCGGCGACGGTCTGAAACCGGTACAGCGGCGTATCGTCTACGCCATGAGCGAATTGGGGCTGGACGCCGATTCCAAGCACAAGAAGTCGGCGCGTACCGTCGGCGACGTGCTCGGCAAGTTCCACCCCCACGGCGACTCGGCGTGCTACGAAGCGATGGTGCTGATGGCCCAGCCGTTCAGCTATCGCTACACGCTGGTGGACGGCCAGGGTAACTGGGGTGCGCCGGATGATCCGAAATCCTTCGCCGCCATGCGATACACCGAAGCGCGGCTGTCGCGTTACTCCGAAGTGCTGCTCAGCGAACTGGGCCAGGGCACCGCAGACTGGGGCCCGAACTTCGACGGCACTCTGCAGGAACCGTTGGTTCTCCCTGCGCGCCTTCCGAACATCCTGCTCAACGGCACCACCGGTATCGCCGTGGGCATGGCCACCGACGTGCCTCCGCACAACCTGCGCGAAGTCGCCACCGCCTGCGTGCGCCTGCTCGATGAGCCGAAAGCCAAGGTCGAACAGCTCTGCGAACACATTCAGGGCCCGGATTACCCGACCGAAGCGGAAATCATCACCCCGCGCGCCGACCTGCTGAAAATGTACGAAACCGGCAAGGGCTCGGTGCGCATGCGCGCCGTGTACCACGTCGAGGACGGCGACATCATCGTCACCGCGCTGCCGCACCAGGTCTCCGGGGCCAAGGTGCTGGAGCAGATCGCCGCGCTGATGCAGGCCAAACCGTCGAAAGCGCCGCAGATCGCCGACCTGCGTGACGAATCTGACCACGAAAACCCGTGCCGCATCGTGATCATCCCGGTCAACAGCCGCGTCGATCATGAAGCGCTGATGCAGCACCTGTTCGCCAGCACCGAGCTGGAGTCGACCTACCGGGTCAACGTCAACATCATCGGTCTGGACGGCAAGCCGCAGCTGAAAAACCTCCGGGCGCTGCTGGTGGAGTGGCTGGAATTCCGCGTGCTGACCGTGCGTCGCCGCCTGCAATTCCGCCTCGACAAGGTCGAGCGTCGTCTGCACCTGTTGGATGGTTTGCTGATCGCTTACCTCAACCTGGATGAAGTGATCCACATCATCCGTACCGAGGATCAGCCGAAAGCCAAACTGATCGAGCGCTTCGCCCTCAGCGAGATCCAGGCCGATTACATCCTCGACACCCGTCTGCGTCAGTTGGCGCGACTGGAAGAGATGAAGCTGCGCGACGAACAGGACGAACTGCTCAAGGAACAAGCCAAGCTGCAAGCGCTGCTGAGCAGTGAAGCCAGGTTGAAGAAGCTGGTTCGCAGCGAGCTGTTGAAAGACGCCGAAACCTACGGCGATGACCGTCGGTCGCCAATCGTCGAACGCGCTGAAGCCAAGGCTCTGACCGAACACGATCTGCTGCCGAACGAAAAAGTGACTGTAGTGCTGTCGGAAAAAGGCTGGATTCGTTCGGCCAAAGGCCACGAGATCGACGCCACCGGCCTGTCGTACAAGGCCGGCGACGGCTTCAAGACTTCGGCGGCGGGGCGTTCCAACCAGTCAGCCGTGGTCATCGACTCCACCGGTCGCAGTTACTCGGTCGCCGCGCACACGTTGCCGTCGGCACGGGGCCAGGGCGAGCCGTTGACCGGTCGTCTGACGCCGCCGCCTGGCGCCACGTTCGAATGCGTGCTGATGCCGGAAGACGATGCGCTGTACGTTATCGCCTCTGACGCCGGCTACGGTTTTGTGGTCAAGGGTGAAGACCTGCAAGCCAAGAACAAGGCCGGCAAGGCCCTGTTGAGCCTCCCGAACAACGCCAAGGTGATCGCGCCGCGCCCAGTGGCCGACCGTGAGCAGAACTGGCTGGCTTCGGTGACGACCGAGGGTCGCCTGCTGATCTTCAAAATCAGCGATCTGCCACAATTAGGGAAGGGCAAAGGCAACAA
- a CDS encoding TIGR02281 family clan AA aspartic protease, whose protein sequence is MSQQPPGKRAGRVLMILAWCAALFLATRFFGQWEDRQRNPNVVVSSEQVGGVIEVKLAGNAQGHFVASGRINGRPVEFMLDTGATDVAIPAEVAKDLRLEEGFGVTLSTANGLSQGYRTRIDRLQLGDIVLRDVRALVAPGLHGDQVLLGMSALNKLEFTQRGGTMLLRQTTNR, encoded by the coding sequence TTGAGCCAGCAGCCACCGGGCAAACGCGCCGGGCGGGTGTTGATGATTCTGGCCTGGTGCGCGGCGCTGTTTCTGGCCACGCGGTTTTTCGGCCAGTGGGAAGACCGCCAGCGCAATCCCAACGTGGTGGTCAGTTCGGAGCAGGTGGGCGGCGTGATCGAAGTGAAACTGGCGGGTAACGCCCAGGGGCATTTCGTCGCCAGCGGACGGATCAACGGCCGGCCGGTGGAGTTCATGCTCGACACCGGTGCGACCGATGTGGCAATCCCGGCCGAGGTCGCGAAAGACCTGAGGCTGGAAGAGGGTTTCGGTGTGACCCTGAGCACGGCCAATGGCCTGAGCCAGGGCTATCGTACCCGTATCGACCGCCTGCAATTGGGCGACATCGTGTTGCGGGACGTCCGCGCACTGGTGGCGCCCGGTCTGCATGGCGATCAGGTGCTGCTCGGCATGAGCGCCCTGAACAAACTTGAATTTACCCAGCGCGGTGGCACCATGCTGCTGCGCCAGACAACGAACCGATGA
- a CDS encoding esterase-like activity of phytase family protein: MRFGWALAGALLLGSMTVSAEPVQELRVLSEHPVEGMRGGNLSGLAMCGNDLWSVSDRDDDQIYRLDTRDPVWQATAVRIDPPPVPDSGLPWGIKSRTWAASFVRGGDLDFEGITCDSTGNRYIVSEGHAAVLQVPPQGPSSWLKISPMMVREARASGMLLQFNAIFEGLAINPAGDQMWLAAERQNRGLLLIKRQQTVWDCDGRCVLLSEGGMEMQPPQFPKARPVNRDFSDLSLFNGKLFTLERNAYQICRRDPQTAKVERCWSYADELLQGNRRYAQNFGLEEALVIDADGAWIGVDNNFGPRADGEVRPIVWRFAAPEGGWSAKP; encoded by the coding sequence ATGCGGTTTGGCTGGGCCTTGGCGGGTGCGTTGCTGCTGGGCTCGATGACGGTGTCGGCCGAGCCCGTGCAGGAACTGCGCGTGCTCTCCGAGCATCCGGTCGAAGGCATGCGCGGCGGCAATCTCTCGGGGCTGGCAATGTGCGGCAACGACCTGTGGTCCGTTTCGGATCGTGACGATGATCAGATCTATCGTCTCGATACCCGCGATCCCGTCTGGCAGGCAACTGCGGTGCGCATCGATCCGCCGCCAGTCCCCGACAGTGGTTTGCCGTGGGGCATCAAGTCGCGGACCTGGGCGGCGTCGTTCGTTCGTGGCGGTGATCTGGATTTCGAAGGGATCACCTGCGACAGCACCGGCAATCGCTACATTGTCAGCGAAGGCCATGCAGCCGTATTGCAAGTTCCACCGCAGGGGCCGTCATCGTGGCTGAAGATTTCGCCGATGATGGTCCGCGAGGCGCGGGCCAGCGGCATGCTGCTGCAATTCAATGCGATCTTCGAAGGCCTGGCGATCAATCCGGCAGGCGATCAGATGTGGTTGGCCGCCGAACGGCAAAACCGTGGCTTGTTGCTGATCAAGCGCCAACAGACGGTGTGGGATTGTGACGGTCGTTGCGTGCTGCTGAGTGAAGGCGGGATGGAAATGCAGCCGCCGCAGTTTCCCAAGGCCAGGCCGGTCAATCGGGATTTTTCCGACCTGTCATTGTTCAACGGCAAGCTGTTCACCCTTGAGCGCAACGCCTACCAGATCTGCCGCCGCGATCCGCAGACGGCCAAGGTCGAGCGCTGCTGGTCGTATGCCGATGAACTGTTGCAGGGCAACCGTCGCTACGCCCAGAACTTCGGGCTCGAAGAGGCGTTGGTGATTGATGCCGACGGTGCCTGGATCGGCGTCGACAACAACTTCGGCCCTCGTGCCGATGGTGAAGTCCGCCCGATCGTCTGGCGTTTCGCCGCCCCCGAGGGTGGCTGGAGTGCCAAGCCTTGA